The proteins below are encoded in one region of Rhinolophus sinicus isolate RSC01 linkage group LG07, ASM3656204v1, whole genome shotgun sequence:
- the EEF2 gene encoding elongation factor 2: protein MVNFTVDQIRAIMDKKANIRNMSVIAHVDHGKSTLTDSLVCKAGIIASARAGETRFTDTRKDEQERCITIKSTAISLFYELSENDLNFIKQSKDGSGFLINLIDSPGHVDFSSEVTAALRVTDGALVVVDCVSGVCVQTETVLRQAIAERIKPVLMMNKMDRALLELQLEPEELYQTFQRIVENVNVIISTYGEGESGPMGNIMIDPVLGTVGFGSGLHGWAFTLKQFAEMYVAKFAAKGEGQLGPAERAKKVEDMMKKLWGDRYFDPANGKFSKSATSPDGKKLPRTFCQLILDPIFKVFDAIMSFKKEETAKLIEKLDIKLDSEDKDKEGKPLLKAVMRRWLPAGDALLQMITIHLPSPVTAQKYRCELLYEGPPDDEAAMGIKSCDPKGPLMMYISKMVPTSDKGRFYAFGRVFSGLVSTGLKVRIMGPNYTPGKKEDLYLKPIQRTILMMGRYVEPIEDVPCGNIVGLVGVDQFLVKTGTITTFEHAHNMRVMKFSVSPVVRVAVEAKNPADLPKLVEGLKRLAKSDPMVQCIIEESGEHIIAGAGELHLEICLKDLEEDHACIPIKKSDPVVSYRETVSEESNVLCLSKSPNKHNRLYMKARPFPDGLAEDIDKGEVSARQELKQRARYLAEKYEWDVAEARKIWCFGPDGTGPNILTDITKGVQYLNEIKDSVVAGFQWATKEGALCEENMRAVRFDVHDVTLHADAIHRGGGQIIPTARRCLYASVLTAQPRLMEPIYLVEIQCPEQVVGGIYGVLNRKRGHVFEESQVAGTPMFVVKAYLPVNESFGFTADLRSNTGGQAFPQCVFDHWQILPGDPFDSTSRPSQVVAETRKRKGLKEGIPALDNFLDKL from the exons ATG GTGAACTTCACAGTAGATCAGATCCGGGCCATCATGGACAAGAAGGCCAACATCCGGAACATGTCTGTCATTGCCCACGTGGACCATGGCAAGTCCACGCTGACAGACTCCCTGGTGTGTAAGGCTGGTATCATTGCCTCCGCTCGTGCTGGAGAGACCCGCTTCACTGACACCCGGAAGGATGAGCAGGAGCGCTGCATCACCATCAAGTCAAC GGCCATCTCCCTCTTCTATGAGCTCTCAGAGAATGATTTGAACTTCATCAAGCAAAGCAAGGATGGCTCCGGTTTCCTTATCAACCTCATTGACTCCCCTGGGCATGTGGACTTCTCCTCAGAGGTGACAGCTGCCCTCCGTGTCACCGATGGTGCCTTGGTGGTAGTGGACTGTGTATCTG GTGTGTGCGTGCAGACAGAGACCGTGCTGAGGCAGGCCATCGCCGAGCGCATCAAGCCTGTGCTCATGATGAACAAGATGGACCGGGCTCTGCTGGAGCTGCAGCTGGAGCCTGAGGAGCTCTATCAGACCTTCCAGCGCATCGTGGAGAATGTCAACGTCATCATCTCCACCTATGGGGAGGGCGAGAGTGGCCCCATGGGCAACATCATG ATTGATCCTGTCCTTGGCACTGTCGGCTTTGGTTCTGGTCTCCACGGCTGGGCCTTCACCCTTAAGCAGTTTGCAGAGATGTACGTGGCCAAGTTTGCAGCCAAGGGCGAGGGCCAGCTGGGGCCTGCTGAGCGGGCCAAGAAAGTAGAGGACATGATGAAGAAGCTGTGGGGCGACCG GTATTTTGATCCAGCCAACGGCAAATTCAGCAAGTCCGCCACTAGTCCTGATGGCAAGAAGCTGCCGCGGACATTCTGCCAGCTTATCCTGGACCCCATCTTCAAG GTGTTTGACGCAATCATGAGTTTCAAGAAAGAGGAGACAGCAAAACTGATTGAGAAACTGGACATtaagttggacagtgaagataAGGACAAAGAAGGCAAACCGCTTCTGAAG GCTGTGATGCGTCGCTGGCTGCCCGCTGGGGATGCCCTGCTGCAGATGATCACCATCCACCTGCCCTCCCCCGTGACGGCCCAGAAGTACCGCTGCGAGCTCCTGTATGAGGGGCCCCCTGATGATGAGGCAGCCATGG GCATTAAAAGCTGTGATCCCAAAGGGCCCCTTATGATGTACATTTCCAAAATGGTGCCGACCTCTGACAAAGGTCGGTTCTACGCCTTCGGCCGGGTCTTCTCGGGGCTGGTATCCACTGGCCTGAAGGTCAGGATCATGGGGCCCAACTACACACCTGGGAAGAAGGAGGACCTATACCTGAAGCCCATCCAGAG AACAATCCTGATGATGGGCCGTTACGTGGAGCCCATCGAAGACGTGCCTTGTGGGAACATCGTGGGACTGGTGGGTGTGGACCAGTTCCTGGTGAAGACTGGCACCATCACCACCTTCGAGCACGCCCACAACATGCGGGTGATGAAGTTCAGCGTGAGCCCCGTCGTCAGGGTCGCTGTGGAGGCCAAGAATCCAGCCGACCTGCCCAAGCTGGTGGAGGGTCTGAAGCGGCTGGCCAAGTCGGACCCCATGGTGCAG TGCATCATTGAGGAGTCGGGGGAGCACATCATtgctggggctggggagctgcACTTGGAGATCTGCCTGAAGGACCTGGAGGAGGACCACGCCTGCATTCCCATTAAG AAATCGGACCCGGTCGTCTCCTACCGAGAGACAGTCAGTGAGGAGTCAAACGTGCTCTGCCTGTCCAAGTCCCCCAACAAGCACAACCGACTGTACATGAAGGCACGGCCCTTCCCCGATGGCCTGGCCGAGGACATCGACAAGGGCGAGGTGTCCGCCCGCCAGGAGCTCAAGCAGCGGGCCCGTTACCTGGCTGAGAAGTACGAGTGGGACGTGGCCGAGGCCCGCAAGATCTGGTGCTTTGGGCCCGATGGCACCGGGCCCAACATCCTCACGGACATCACCAAGGGTGTGCAGTACCTCAACGAGATCAAGGACAGCGTGGTGGCCGGCTTCCAGTGGGCCACGAAAGAG GGGGCACTGTGTGAGGAGAACATGCGGGCTGTGCGCTTCGATGTCCATGACGTAACGCTGCATGCTGACGCCATCCACCGCGGGGGTGGCCAGATCATCCCCACGGCCCGGCGCTGCCTCTATGCCAGCGTGCTGACCGCCCAGCCCCGGCTTATGGAGCCCATCTACCTTGTGGAGATTCAG TGTCCAGAACAAGTGGTTGGTGGCATCTACGGTGTCCTGAACAGGAAGCGGGGCCATGTCTTCGAGGAGTCCCAGGTGGCCGGCACCCCCATGTTTGTTGTGAAGGCTTACCTGCCCGTCAATGAGTCCTTTG GCTTCACCGCTGACCTGAGGTCCAACACGGGTGGCCAGGCCTTCCCACAGTGCGTGTTTGACCACTGGCAGATCCTGCCTGGAGACCCTTTCGACAGCACCAGTCGCCCCAGCCAGGTGGTGGCCGAGACGCGCAAGCGCAAAGGCCTAAAGGAAGGCATCCCTGCCCTGGACAACTTCCTGGACAAATTGTAG